From one Perca flavescens isolate YP-PL-M2 chromosome 19, PFLA_1.0, whole genome shotgun sequence genomic stretch:
- the LOC114545246 gene encoding Fc receptor-like protein 5 isoform X2, with the protein MEEPSLLRLLFLISLLSCPTDQASLTVSPSSSQMFEGQSVSLSCEEDDSSAGWTLRRNTSRETRTQCGVAWGKTAGSLCKISYVAPWYSGVYWCESREGATSNSITITVTGGPVILQSPVLPVMEGEDLTLTCKTKMSSNLPAGFYKDDSFIRTEPAGHMTIHHVSRSDEGLYKCLISSVGESPPSWVSVTGEEVTFDFRSSFIQIFT; encoded by the exons ATGGAGGAGCCATCTCTGCTGCGGCTGCTTT TTCTGATCTCACTGCTGAGCTGCCCAACAGACCAAG CCTCTCTGACTGTGAGTCCCAGCAGCTCTCAGATGTTTGAAGGACAGTCTGTGtctctgagctgtgaggaggacgacagctctgctggatggactctgaggaggaacacATCCAGAGAAACCAGGACTCAGTGTGGAGTTGCCTGGGGAAAAACAGCTGGTTCCTTGTGTAAGATCAGCTACGTGGCCCCATGGTACAGTGGAGTTTACTGGTGTGAGTCCAGAGAGGGAGCAACCAGTAACAGCAtcaccatcactgtcactg gtggaccagtgatcctgcagagtcctgtcctccctgtgatggagggagaagacctcactctgacctgtaaaacaaagatgtcctccaacctcccagctggtttctataaagatgactccttcatcaggactgagcctgcaggtcacatgaccatccaccatgtttccaggtctgatgaaggcctctacaagtgtctcatcagcagtgttggagagtctccacccagctgggtctctgtcacAGGTGAGGAGGTTACCTTTGATTTCAGGAGTTCATTCATCCAGATATTCACCTGA
- the LOC114545246 gene encoding Fc receptor-like protein 5 isoform X1, with product MEETSLLRLLFLISLLSCPTNQASLTVSPSSSQMFEGQSVSLSCEEDDSSAGWTLRRNTSRETRTQCGVAWGKTAGSLCKISYVAPWYSGVYWCESREGATSNSITITVTGGPVILQSPVLPVMEGEDLTLTCKTKMSSNLPAGFYKDDSFIRTEPAGHMTIHHVSRSDEGLYKCLISSVGESPPSWVSVTGEEVTFDFRSSFIQIFT from the exons ATGGAGGAAACATCTCTGCTGCGGCTGCTTT TTCTGATCTCACTGCTGAGCTGCCCAACAAACCAAG CCTCTCTGACTGTGAGTCCCAGCAGCTCTCAGATGTTTGAAGGACAGTCTGTGtctctgagctgtgaggaggacgacagctctgctggatggactctgaggaggaacacATCCAGAGAAACCAGGACTCAGTGTGGAGTTGCCTGGGGAAAAACAGCTGGTTCCTTGTGTAAGATCAGCTACGTGGCCCCATGGTACAGTGGAGTTTACTGGTGTGAGTCCAGAGAGGGAGCAACCAGTAACAGCAtcaccatcactgtcactg gtggaccagtgatcctgcagagtcctgtcctccctgtgatggagggagaagacctcactctgacctgtaaaacaaagatgtcctccaacctcccagctggtttctataaagatgactccttcatcaggactgagcctgcaggtcacatgaccatccaccatgtttccaggtctgatgaaggcctctacaagtgtctcatcagcagtgttggagagtctccacccagctgggtctctgtcacAGGTGAGGAGGTTACCTTTGATTTCAGGAGTTCATTCATCCAGATATTCACCTGA
- the LOC114574109 gene encoding uncharacterized protein LOC114574109 isoform X2, with product MGRRNDYACCSVQRQTPVTEKVKTAARPHVASIICTFSALMAPLMLLFFLLSEAASDVIVVTVRPGQDVTLPGKVADFPISVVKWSRPDLEPDYVLLTIDGHLDPTYQHPSFKDRVDLLDRDMKDGNVSLILKNVSSIDNGTYECRVKPDDSRRKKRAIIDSEPITIIRLLVTEPAGE from the exons ATGGGCAGGCGGAATGACTATGCATGCTGCTCAGTGCAGCGGCAGACTCCAGTCACAGAAAAAGTTAAGACAGCAGCACGTCCACACGTTGCATCCATTATCTGCACTTTCTCAGCTCTCATGGCTCCATTAATGCTCCTGTTCTTCCTTCTGTCTGAAGCAGCATCTG acgTGATTGTGGTAACAGTGCGCCCTGGCCAGGATGTCACTCTGCCAGGTAAGGTTGCAGATTTCCCCATCAGTGTTGTAAAGTGGAGcagacctgacctggagccagaCTACGTCCTCTTAACCATCGATGGACACCTGGATCCAACATACCAGCATCCATCCTTTAAGGACAGGGTGGACCTATTGGACAGAGATATGAAGGACGGGAACGTGTCTTtaattctgaagaatgtgagcAGCATCGACAACGGAACATACGAGTGTCGAGTTAAACCAGATGATTCAAGACGTAAAAAGAGAGCCATCATCGACTCTGAGCCAATCACGATCATCCGTCTGCTGGTTACAGAGCCAGcaggtgagtga
- the LOC114574109 gene encoding uncharacterized protein LOC114574109 isoform X1, with the protein MGRRNDYACCSVQRQTPVTEKVKTAARPHVASIICTFSALMAPLMLLFFLLSEAASDVIVVTVRPGQDVTLPGKVADFPISVVKWSRPDLEPDYVLLTIDGHLDPTYQHPSFKDRVDLLDRDMKDGNVSLILKNVSSIDNGTYECRVKPDDSRRKKRAIIDSEPITIIRLLVTEPADQRSAHFTPDLHIGLATAGALLLLVLVAVSVGLIYKRCMGDRP; encoded by the exons ATGGGCAGGCGGAATGACTATGCATGCTGCTCAGTGCAGCGGCAGACTCCAGTCACAGAAAAAGTTAAGACAGCAGCACGTCCACACGTTGCATCCATTATCTGCACTTTCTCAGCTCTCATGGCTCCATTAATGCTCCTGTTCTTCCTTCTGTCTGAAGCAGCATCTG acgTGATTGTGGTAACAGTGCGCCCTGGCCAGGATGTCACTCTGCCAGGTAAGGTTGCAGATTTCCCCATCAGTGTTGTAAAGTGGAGcagacctgacctggagccagaCTACGTCCTCTTAACCATCGATGGACACCTGGATCCAACATACCAGCATCCATCCTTTAAGGACAGGGTGGACCTATTGGACAGAGATATGAAGGACGGGAACGTGTCTTtaattctgaagaatgtgagcAGCATCGACAACGGAACATACGAGTGTCGAGTTAAACCAGATGATTCAAGACGTAAAAAGAGAGCCATCATCGACTCTGAGCCAATCACGATCATCCGTCTGCTGGTTACAGAGCCAGcag ATCAGAGGAGCGCACACTTCACACCAGACCTACACATTGGATTGGCTACAGCAGGTGCACTGCTTCTTTTAGTTCTTGTTGCAGTGTCTGTTGGCCTGATATATAAAAGGTGTATGGGCGACAGACCCTAA